CTTACCGCACAACTTGGAGAAAACTGGCAAAAGGCAGAAACTAGCGTCCAAGGTGAGTATGGTTATTATCAAATTTTAGTTGAATTCTTAAGTAAAGATCAGGCTAAAACTGCTGCTGCTGGTTGGGGTGGTGATCAATATGGTTTTTATGACCAAACTAAAACAGGTGATAATGTTTTAGTACAATTATCTAATTGGGATACAGAAAAAGACGCTGAAGAATTTTTTAAAGCTTATCAAGAGCGTAGCTTAAAACGCTATCCTAAAGCTAAACTTGTTAGTGATGAAAAAAATCCAAATTTGTTTATTTATTCTTCAGACGAAGGAATGATTTTAATTGAACGCCGTGACCAAGAGATTTTGACAATAGAAGGCATAAGCGAAGCAAAACTAAAAGCCTTAACTGAAAGTATTTGGAAAGGTTTTAATAAAATCTCTCCTGATACAAAACAAGTTGTTGCTGCTAAGTAATAATTCACTAATATTAAATAAAAAAGCCTAGCAGTTGATTGCTAGGCTTTTTTATTTAATGCTTTTCTATAGTCCTGCAATTTTACGAATATCTTTAATTAATAAATATAAATGTAGTGGATCTGTAGGAGAAGAAACAAAATTAAATCTTTCATAAAAGCGTCTTGCATTTTCATCTTTTGCATGAACAATAAATGCTCTAATTCCTATAATATCAGCCGCTTGCAATATTCGCTTCATTGCATCTTTTAATAAACCTGCTCCAACGCCTTTTCCTTGCCAATCAATATTTACGGCTAAACGCGCTAATATTGCTACTGGTACAGGATAACGTGCTAAACCTTTAGTAAGCCTGTCTGGTGCATCATCATAAGCAATTTCTCCTACAACAATTGTGTAGAATCCAACAATAAAATTGTCTGATAAACCTAAATAAGTTTGTGAAGCATTAGCTAATTGATTAGCAAATGCAAAGCGCACAAGAAACCGATTAAGATCTTCCTGCCCACAGTCAAAATTTTCTACCGCATGATCTCGCCGTAGTTTTTCTATATAAAACAAAGTTTCTAAATCTCCTGCTTTTCAAAAACACTTGGCTCATCAAAAAGTTGTTGCAACCTAGGCAATGTCATTACTTCTTTGTCTAAAGCTTCTATAAAGGCTGTCCATTGTTCAGCTTTAAGACCAAAATGTTTTCGGTCAGCTAAGGTTTCTTCTGCACGGGCAAGCGCACTTTCTAAGACAAACTCACTTACAGAACGTTGTAGAAGTGTAGCAGCAGAATAAAGTTTTTGTTTGGCTTCAGGTGTTAAGCGTATATCAAGTTTTTGTGTTTTGGTTGTTTTACTAGACATATAAATCCTTTTTCTTGCTTTAACCAAAATTGACTATAACAGAAATGTCTGACAATGTCAGGACAATTTTTAATTACTTAACCTCTACACAAATATTGGTGGCTGGGAATTTGCGTCCTTCATGATTAATCCAAACTACTAGAGTGTAAATTCCTGGTTTTCCTTCTTTTGAGCTAATTAGACAAGAAAACTTCCCTGTTTCTTTATCAACTTCTATACTTCCCGTTGTTCCATCTGGGTAGCTATAACCATCTGCCGTTTTAGTATGTAGCACAAGACGATCTTTAGGAAAACCATATTGGGTTGTCCTATTAAGAAAATCTATAGTCATTTTTTCTGGGAACGGTTCATAAAAGACATCTATTGTATGAAGTTCAGTTGCTTCAAAAAGTAGTTCTCCTTTAATTACAATATCTTCGCCAAGCTTGATTTTTCGTGCAATTGGCTCAACATCAACATAGTGTGCAACAAATTCTTCTGCTATTTGTAAGCGGTTTTGATTAAAGAAAAATGCTAGTCCAACATGTGTATGTTGTGGTTGCAAAATAGTTCGGCGATGACTGTCATTTGGTGGGTATTCATTAAACATTGCTAAATGAAGTTGCTCAACTATTGATGGAATCCGAGCAGGGTCTAAGCCGCTATTGCTCCATTTTCCAGCAACATTTTCCATAACAGCATCAACTCCGCCTGCATAAGAATAGCGCATATAAGGTTTTAAGCCTGCTTGGTTCCAATGGCTTGTAAACTCATAATCTAGCATTTCTTGGCAATGGCTCGCTGCAACTTTGCTAGCAAAATCATCTAGTTCAACAGGTCTAAGGCCAAAACTAGCTCGCTCTTGATTAATTAAGCTTAAAATATGCTGCTTAAGTTGATTAATTTGATTTGTTGATAAAGTTGGATAAGCAAAAGTTGAATAAACAGGTAGTTGATTAAGACAAGTTAATGCAAACAAAAAGATAAATATAGAGCAAATCTAATATTTTTACGCTTCATAGAAAATTTAACCCTACATTTGCATAATGCTTAAAGCCCGATAAACTAGGCGAATTTGACCTAATCTTACTTCATAGCCGTTTTGCAAATGACCTTCGTTAACTCGCTGACCATTAATAAAAATACCGTTGATACTACCTAAATCTTGGAGGACATGAAAACCTCGTTCATCCCAAAAAATACGTGCATGGCGATTTTCTATAGTTTCATCATCTAAAACAAAATCATTATCCAGAGTTTTACCTATATTTGTTGTAGGTTTATCTAAAATATGAACTGTTTGTTCGGTTCCAGACTCAGTTATTTTAATAAAATGTGGATAAACTGTTGTAGGTGCAGAATGTGTTATAGCCAGCAAACTGTTATAACATCGGCTACATTGAACTGCGCCAGGCTGGTTAATTTCACTACATTTGCTACAAGAGCGCATTTCCCCTAAGTCAATTTGTGGCAATTTGTTACGACAACCACGACAAGTTAAGCCTGCCTTACCTAATTGACCACACTGAGGGCATTTTAGCATTGCTTTTAACTTGTTTGTAGTTGGACGTTTAGGAGAAGTTTTAATAAAACCTAATACTTTATGCTCTACATACCAAAACATTCCACCCATTAATAAGAAAATTGGTAGAAATGACACAATAATAGAAGCATCGCCTAGCATAGATAAAATAAAATTATAAAGACCGTGAACAATGGCAGCAGCCAATAATCCATAAAGAATTATATTTGTTCTTTGACCGCCGCTATTTGGTGCGGCTTTAGCACGGCTAAGGGCAAGACCCCAAAAGGCAGAAAATAAAGCGTGTCCAGCGTTAGCTAGGGGACCTCGAACAGTTAGAATATCTAAGCTCTTAAATTGGCTAACATATAAAACATTTTCTGCTGCTGCAAATCCTAATGCTGCCGCAGCAGAGTAAATTACCCCATCAATAGGCTCGTCAAATTCAGGTAATTTATAGGCAAATACAAGTACAGCCAACAATTTAACTGTTTCCTCTACTGGCCCAACTATCCCAAAAAACATTACAAAATTTGCTAGAAAATTTTCTTGTCCTAAAAATATTGCTACAAAAAGCATTCCTACTGTATTAAGAACTAGTGCTGGTATAGTAGAAAAAATGCCTAATAAAAATGTAATGGCAACTAAAGAAATAGGTTCTCGGTCATACCAATCTTGAACATAAAAAAAAACTAACCAAAAAAGACAGGGCAGCAGAGATAAAATTATTATTGACATAAAACTATAGCCTTAAAATTTTTAGTTGATATTTCCAAATATTTCTAGCTGTTTGCCTAAAAATTGGTTAATGATATCATCTGATTAAATAGCTAACAATCCTTAATTTGTAAGTATTTGTTTTTACAGACTTTTTCTTTTGGTATTTATAGATATAAAGTAAAAAATCTTAGTTTAATAGGTTAAATA
The window above is part of the Blastocatellia bacterium genome. Proteins encoded here:
- a CDS encoding CAP domain-containing protein — encoded protein: MFALTCLNQLPVYSTFAYPTLSTNQINQLKQHILSLINQERASFGLRPVELDDFASKVAASHCQEMLDYEFTSHWNQAGLKPYMRYSYAGGVDAVMENVAGKWSNSGLDPARIPSIVEQLHLAMFNEYPPNDSHRRTILQPQHTHVGLAFFFNQNRLQIAEEFVAHYVDVEPIARKIKLGEDIVIKGELLFEATELHTIDVFYEPFPEKMTIDFLNRTTQYGFPKDRLVLHTKTADGYSYPDGTTGSIEVDKETGKFSCLISSKEGKPGIYTLVVWINHEGRKFPATNICVEVK
- a CDS encoding GNAT family N-acetyltransferase — encoded protein: MFYIEKLRRDHAVENFDCGQEDLNRFLVRFAFANQLANASQTYLGLSDNFIVGFYTIVVGEIAYDDAPDRLTKGLARYPVPVAILARLAVNIDWQGKGVGAGLLKDAMKRILQAADIIGIRAFIVHAKDENARRFYERFNFVSSPTDPLHLYLLIKDIRKIAGL
- a CDS encoding DUF1778 domain-containing protein; the protein is MSSKTTKTQKLDIRLTPEAKQKLYSAATLLQRSVSEFVLESALARAEETLADRKHFGLKAEQWTAFIEALDKEVMTLPRLQQLFDEPSVFEKQEI
- a CDS encoding PrsW family intramembrane metalloprotease; the protein is MSIIILSLLPCLFWLVFFYVQDWYDREPISLVAITFLLGIFSTIPALVLNTVGMLFVAIFLGQENFLANFVMFFGIVGPVEETVKLLAVLVFAYKLPEFDEPIDGVIYSAAAALGFAAAENVLYVSQFKSLDILTVRGPLANAGHALFSAFWGLALSRAKAAPNSGGQRTNIILYGLLAAAIVHGLYNFILSMLGDASIIVSFLPIFLLMGGMFWYVEHKVLGFIKTSPKRPTTNKLKAMLKCPQCGQLGKAGLTCRGCRNKLPQIDLGEMRSCSKCSEINQPGAVQCSRCYNSLLAITHSAPTTVYPHFIKITESGTEQTVHILDKPTTNIGKTLDNDFVLDDETIENRHARIFWDERGFHVLQDLGSINGIFINGQRVNEGHLQNGYEVRLGQIRLVYRALSIMQM